One Brienomyrus brachyistius isolate T26 chromosome 24, BBRACH_0.4, whole genome shotgun sequence DNA segment encodes these proteins:
- the LOC125720078 gene encoding mitochondrial ornithine transporter 1-like isoform X2, producing MAAETRAMNPVIEAVINLVAGSAGGAACVACGQPFDTVKVKLQTFPSLYRGFLHCFLATYRQGGLGGLYQGTTPALLSNVAENAVLFACYGSCQELTRRIFGLESVGELSNLQNATAGSMASIFSSLVLCPTELVKCRMQAMHEMRTVGKTSLVCRVSSWSIVKSILKKEGLPGLFQGMTSTWLREVPGYFFFFGGYEVSRTIFVNCGYSKNDLDATALVVSGGVGGSFFWLTVYPIDSVKSRIQVLSMSGRQAGFLVTLVSILRAEGVPALFAGLTPTVLRAFPSNGALFLAYELTRSALCSRVS from the exons ATGGCAGCGGAGACACGCGCGATGAATCCCGTCATTGAAGCTGTGATTAACCTCGTCGCCGGCTCTGCAG GAGGTGCTGCCTGCGTGGCGTGCGGCCAGCCCTTCGACACCGTGAAGGTGAAGCTGCAGACCTTTCCTAGCCTGTACCGCGGCTTCCTCCACTGCTTCCTGGCCACATACCGtcagggggggctggggggtctGTATCAGGGCACCACCCCTGCCTTGCTGTCCAACGTAGCAGAGAATGCCGTCCTCTTTGCCTGCTACGGCTCGTGCCAAGAACTTACAAGGAGGATTTTCGGGCTGGAGTCTGTTGGTGAGCTCAG TAACCTTCAAAATGCCACAGCTGGCTCCATGGCCTCCATCTTCTCTTCTCTGGTGCTGTGTCCCACCGAGCTGGTAAAATGCCGCATGCAGGCCATGCATGAGATGCGTACGGTGGGCAAGACCTCCCTGGTGTGCCGTGT ATCCAGTTGGTCCATTGTGAAGAGCATCCTGAAGAAGGAGGGCCTCCCTGGCCTCTTCCAGGGCATGACCAGCACCTGGCTTCGAGAGGTGCCAGGCTACTTCTTCTTCTTCGGGGGCTATGAGGTCAGCAGGACCATCTTTGTCAACTGCGGCTACTCCAAGAATGACCTAG ATGCCACTGCCCTAGTGGTGAGTGGCGGTGTAGGTGGTTCCTTTTTCTGGTTGACTGTCTACCCCATCGACTCGGTGAAATCACGCATCCAGGTGCTGTCCATGTCAGGCAGACAGGCTGGCTTCCTGGTGACGCTGGTCAGCATCCTGCGAGCTGAAG GGGTGCCGGCTCTCTTCGCTGGCCTGACGCCCACCGTGCTGCGAGCGTTCCCCTCCAACGGGGCCCTATTCCTGGCCTATGAGCTGACCAGGAGTGCCCTCTGCAGCCGGGTCAGCTGA
- the LOC125720078 gene encoding mitochondrial ornithine transporter 1-like isoform X1 yields the protein MPVPVLSSSLSIPVLSSFLPVPVLSSSLPVPVFSSSLSVPVHTAVSCLSQSSPLPPCLSQSSVLPPYLSQSTQLSHACPSPLLFLPVCPSPPLVLPVCPSPPLVLPVCPSPPLVLPACPSPPLVLPACPSPPLVLPVSPSPPLVLPVYPSPPLVLPACPSPPLFLPACPSPPLFLPACPSPHLHLPVHHSNLQNATAGSMASIFSSLVLCPTELVKCRMQAMHEMRTVGKTSLVCRVSSWSIVKSILKKEGLPGLFQGMTSTWLREVPGYFFFFGGYEVSRTIFVNCGYSKNDLDATALVVSGGVGGSFFWLTVYPIDSVKSRIQVLSMSGRQAGFLVTLVSILRAEGVPALFAGLTPTVLRAFPSNGALFLAYELTRSALCSRVS from the exons ATGCCTGTTCCAGtcctctcctcctccctgtctatcccagtcctctcctccttcctgcCTGTCCCTGTCCTATCCTCCTCCCTGCCTgtccctgtcttctcctcctcccTATCTGTCCCAGTCCACACAGCTGTCTCATGCCTGTCCCAgtcctctcctcttcctccctgtCTATCCCAGTCCTCTGTTCTTCCTCCCTATCTGTCCCAGTCCACACAGCTGTCTCATGCCTGTCCCAgtcctctcctcttcctccctgtCTGTCCCAGTCCTCCCCTCGTCCTCCCTGTCTGTCCCAGTCCTCCCCTCGTCCTCCCTGTCTGTCCCAGTCCTCCCCTCGTCCTCCCTGCCTGTCCCAGTCCTCCCCTCGTCCTCCCTGCCTGTCCCAGTCCTCCCCTcgtcctccctgtctctcccagTCCTCCCCTCGTCCTCCCTGTCTATCCCAGTCCTCCCCTCGTCCTCCCTGCCTGTCCCAGTCCTCCGCTCTTCCTCCCTGCCTGTCCCAGTCCTCCGCTCTTCCTCCCTGCCTGTCCCAGTCCTCATCTCCATCTTCCTGTCCATCACAGTAACCTTCAAAATGCCACAGCTGGCTCCATGGCCTCCATCTTCTCTTCTCTGGTGCTGTGTCCCACCGAGCTGGTAAAATGCCGCATGCAGGCCATGCATGAGATGCGTACGGTGGGCAAGACCTCCCTGGTGTGCCGTGT ATCCAGTTGGTCCATTGTGAAGAGCATCCTGAAGAAGGAGGGCCTCCCTGGCCTCTTCCAGGGCATGACCAGCACCTGGCTTCGAGAGGTGCCAGGCTACTTCTTCTTCTTCGGGGGCTATGAGGTCAGCAGGACCATCTTTGTCAACTGCGGCTACTCCAAGAATGACCTAG ATGCCACTGCCCTAGTGGTGAGTGGCGGTGTAGGTGGTTCCTTTTTCTGGTTGACTGTCTACCCCATCGACTCGGTGAAATCACGCATCCAGGTGCTGTCCATGTCAGGCAGACAGGCTGGCTTCCTGGTGACGCTGGTCAGCATCCTGCGAGCTGAAG GGGTGCCGGCTCTCTTCGCTGGCCTGACGCCCACCGTGCTGCGAGCGTTCCCCTCCAACGGGGCCCTATTCCTGGCCTATGAGCTGACCAGGAGTGCCCTCTGCAGCCGGGTCAGCTGA